A stretch of DNA from Electrophorus electricus isolate fEleEle1 chromosome 18, fEleEle1.pri, whole genome shotgun sequence:
AATGGCTGATGTtgcacaattttaaaaaacatccaaATGACCTCATCTAACGACTGAATTAAAGCAAACAATTCAGATCAGTTCATTTGCCAGTTGATTCCCTGCAGACCtgccttttttattttagtttttaaaactCTCCAGCTATTTTAGTTTAGTATTCTGGTGAACTTAATGTATCTTTTGTTTCCACAGTGTCTGCTGTGGTTCTTGATGTGTCTTTCTTTGGGTTTTGAAACTTGCACCTCACCGCGGCTAAAGCAGAGCAGAGCCAAACAGGATGCCCCTTTTGTCATTTCCTCCATTCTCCAAGCGGGTCTCCCTTGCTTTGTTTACACTTGTTGAATCTCTGGTCCCTTATAGCCCTCACCACCAAAATATGGAGCTCAAAGGATTTTTGAAAGCTTTTATGAAGCTGGGAGCtaatataattaatttcattacacCAGAAATCTTTATTTCAggtctgttgtattctttgggCCATGACTCATGGTTATGTCAAGATGATATTTGGCAATCATGGCTTCTCATGAAGGCACTTGAAAGAAGCTGACTActgttaaaaattattttagtgcAACAGTTTTTCAGTCTGTTGCAGCTTTTGGCACACTAGgtaaatatttagtttttttttgtttccccaAACTCTACCCAATACCACAAAGAAACATCAATGGGGCCTATTCTTGTCCCATTTCAACACACTACAaggcaaaaaggaaaaacaaaacatgttctgagtgacattttatttcaaCTTGGCTGTCCCTATGATCCAAAAGAATCATCAGTCTATTTTGAGAATGTAGATGTCAATGCCCCCATGGGGGGGCGGGGCGCCAAAGAGCAATATGTGCCTGAGCAGCAAAAATGAGATGAAGCCCTTAACAGAGTCCCAAACACTGGAACCAGTGACAATCCACTTTTCAGAAACAGCTATAAGAAACGCCGTAACCATCACAGCATCAGGAAGGAattaagaaaaatacatttgtgatcAAGAAAGTCAGAGGTGTTACATCTTTTATGATGTTGGTTTTTACAGGTATGTTTCTTCTTTTGAAAGTTCCACCTTGTGCAAAGTGTCCATTGTTTGGtcagtttaaatattaaattaaaaggtTGGGGGATACCATAAGCCCCTTCTtttagaggaaaacaaaaaacaaagcaaaagcaaaattaTATCAgaggaatataaaaaaaaacttcacataTCTTACAATATTTCTAGGTTTAGCTTATTTAGCCTATTAACACAATAATTGCAACTGATCACAGATTGCAATTAACAGCTTTCAAAATTTCCTCACTACAATAAGCCACAAAAGAGGAATTGTATATTGGTCAACCTCTGACAGAAGgaacagaaattatttaaattaaatggaaGCCACTGAAGGTACCGACAGGATTTCCTCTGTTGCAAAGTCAGGAACAGCAAGTGGACACTGGAATGCCGAATCACCATTGGGCAGTGGAACCTCACTTCTTGTTACATTCCCATTCGGATGCTCTGAATGATCTGGAATATTGCtgaggatgggggggggggggagaaattcagctggttacatcatttcattttagttctgAACAACTTGACAGAAAAATTCTGGAAGACTGTGATTTTCGGCTTCCACTAAAACACTGCAAGACCAATGATGACAACTATATTTAATGCCTCTTGTTAAAGCACTTAAGCAGAGGCCTGTGGACGGGAACTTTACTCCAGCACATGCTTATGTTCCTTTCCAACTCTCCTTCTTCAGCACAACAAAAGCCATTTTTCCAAGCTTGGGAAGCAGAGtagcttttctgtttatttcactgCTCTGCTAGGATCAGATAAATGTCTGCCAAAAAGCAGGGGCAAACAGAACAGGAGTACAAGAAGAAAGGAAAGCACAGGGCAAAATGTCAAATGTCCAATGCAAATACTCTTTGGAACACTAAATGGACAGAAATTTGCTGACAGTGTTGGCAGCAATCCCGGTACTCAGGCCCTGCCACATCATTGTTTGCACACAGCAAGTGTCAAAGTGACCAGccatgactgaacacacagacaaaaaactTCATTCTTATAGAAAAGCACAAATGAATgtaatactaaataaaataaaaaatattctgaatattCTCAATTGAAATGGGGGATCAATGACTATCTTGGCATTCCTGTTGTTATTGAAAACACTGTTGTGAGATCAGATGCACCTGCAGGACTATAATGTTTgtacggggggtgggggggtatgcATACCATTAAGTGAACCTTTCCATCAGGCCAAATGCCCTCATCTTCGCTGTCACTTTAATGCAAGGTCTCTTTAAATAGTGTACAGTTACTAAAGAActttttataaatgtactgTTCATGAAGGCAAATAAAACTGCAACATTTACaactttctgacaaaaaaaaaaaaattaaataaaggatTAAATCTGTTGAGAGGGAAATGGCAACATCAGTTTTACCACCAacatctgcatttgtttttatatgctgTATAActgcacaaataaaacattaaacatcagATTTATAAGTGTTTCTGCTGTGACAAATTTGAATGTTCAGCTTCCTAAATGCATATCAGTGAGTTTCCCTTAACCTTCACAAATCATgcacaatgaaaaaaaactgACCCTTAATCATGAAATACTTTTAACAGCTGCACCTTTAGAGGTGAATGGCTAATTTGAATGGTAAATATTACAAACCAGCAAAATTAGAATACTTTTATAGTGTCAATGTAATTATTAGGCTTGCATGGGTTCcactattttaaaattattattaaactaaTGTTTAATGGATTTAACATATAACCCACTTAATATACTTCATATTGCCTAGGTAGCCTTTTGTGCTGAAATGAAATTAGCTACTCATATTACCTACATATCATGTACGTTTGTATACGTAtctattttagtttaaaataaaacaagctaAACTTCACATCATATAAAAAAAGCACGTAATTATTatgaaattacaaaataaagatTCATTAAGATTTTAATAAGATGTGACATATCAACAAATAATTTTAGCTGACTAATGTTAATACCATCcaagaaatgaaaagaaatgtagTGACAAGTGGCTgcggattaaaaaaaaaacaaaccttggAGGGCGGCTACTTTCTCGATCTTACTCACCTGAACCGCATACAACAAAGATGAAGAGTGCCAGGAGCCATGGTCCCACTGAAACTTTGTCATCGTTGTTATTTTTCTGTGGAAATAATAAACTCCAACATGAATACTCTGCTGTGTTAATGAACGTGCTACTGCTCGTCTTCATATAGGCTAAACTatgaaagagaaaacaggaaaaagacGAGAGCAGTTTCAGCGTTaccacattaaaaatgaaagcaggTTACGATTTTCATGTATATCAGCTTTCTTGCGCCGGAATTTCTCGAAATATTGTCTTCCTAAACTATGTCAAACATTATTTGGACTTTACATCGGGGGAAAAGCCAACTCTAATACGTTTCATTTAACCCAGAATCTCAGTCGTCGCAGTCTTACCGATGTTTTGACATTGCCTCTTTGGGTGATGTTTTTGCTGTGCTTCTCGTTGGCCATGCGAATCCTTTGTTTTGCCACCATCGTTACGGGTATGTGTAAGGTTCAAATCGAAACAGAAGATTTATTTGAAACGACGTCAggtaggtagctagctagctaactagacTATCGTGGATGAAAGATTTTCAAGGGAGCGAAGAAGAAAGTTATCTCGGTTTATGTCTACGTACTCAAAACTGAACCCCGCCTCGACCGGAAGATCGTAGGtgcctcctctttctccaaCCAAACTCAGTTTACAAAATTGACTTTTTGTATTCTTAACGCTAACCATAGTAATGTCTCTGCGTTCGGCATTCgcctgttttttaaataaaattaaagaaaacacaaagtgcaCACGCTAAAACCTcagctacatttttttttattcttaagttaTCCCCACACAATGGCTTTGAAGTTTgataacatttcaaaatgtgtagctagctaactgctGTATCGACGAGTTCATGCTAGTCGATAAGCCATACTGCACCGTGACgtcttttcaaaataaaagtcaaaagACAGTGATTGCGGTGTGGTGTCAACGGATTTTTGCtgagatttgtttttgcttttttgggtTGCAAGGTCAAGCTGGACATGGACTCTGACATTTGATTTAACTCTGTAAATATAATTTACGTTTATGCTATGTTTAAAGCATGCCAACATGGAATCTGCATTTTATTGCAATCATGACGATATGTTACTGCCATGGCTAGGGGTTTCCATGCTCTTGGAAAAATGGAACattatacattcattttaaatacgTAGTTATTTAATGTTACAGCTCCGCGTGAGTTTCATAAAATCAGTCACCCAATCGAAAACCAATTATAACGCGCGTATTCTAtccttttaaatattcattcaacTTCCTGTATCCTCTACTAGCTGGTTAACTTGCCGTACGCTTCGTGAGAATGCGTTTGTTACTTATTTCGATTTTAATATTGTGGGCTTGCTCTCTGTATTGCGCTTCTGGCGATAACAGCGGAGTTAAAAAGATGAAGATGCAGTTTGCCACGGGTCCACTTCTAAAGTTCCAGATTTGGTAAGAAATGACAAATCAACCTTCAATTATCTTTGGGTCGTTAACATAGCTaggctagctacctagctaactaaAATAGATTACACTGGTAGCTAatctttaaaactttaaaactaaAGACTGGCAGAACTGTCTGAATTCGTGTTTTAGTTCTCAACTATTTAGATAAATCTGTCAAATACCTTATTTGTTCTTCGTTTAAGTTACTTAGGTTGGCTATTCCCTTAACGTTTGCTAGcattagttagctaggttagctcacCTAAAGCTAGCAAGTTAATGTTTGTAGAATAAGTaagttagcgttagctaaccaAGAAAACTATGTAGCTAATATTTGAACCTTTGTAATAGCTAAATATAACTACTAGCTAGTCAGCTAAATGTTATATAACTATCTGACAGTTCCAAAAACGTGAAACCGTGCAAAATAGCGCGTTAACAGTTAGCAAGATAAACTAGCTGTTTTGGCCACTACCTTGCATATTAACCGATTAACGAGATTAGCCAGTTTATCAGGTTGCATATTCCACATTCAAGGAAATCCAGTGCTCAGTATTTTTCCCAACTTTGAGTACCGTTATAAGAATAGCACTGAGTAACATTTTATTGGcgttttaaaaacatgttattGACCAGGAGTGTTTCTAGCATTTTAAAACACCTGGCTCTTAGCATAAAACTACTGTGTATAGTCGAGGTCCTAAGGTATCCTCCCCAGGAGAATATACAAAAAagtatattttgatatttgcaAGCGTTACGCCATATTCAGTTCATCATAAACCTTTGTGAACCCAGAtcttctttatttaaaaagctgTAGATAAGAACGTGGACAGTTGAGGCATACCTATGTTCTGACTTGGTTAAGCTTGGTTACATTTCTGATATTTTGCATGGCATTAAGCAGATCTGGTTGATGGCAAACCTTTTGCAACCGCCCTCTGCTTAATTACCACTAATGATAAAGCAAATCTACAGGTCAGTCCATTCAGTCCTGACTGAAAAGCTCTATTGATAACCCGTTATTGGTATCAATGTGACAATGAATTACTCATCACATTTGTGTTGCTTATCTGTTCACTTGTTAGTCACtgtaagtgtagtgtgtgatgttCAACATTTCCAGTATATCCTGAGGATACAAGCGGGTGTTTGAGGAGTACACGCAGGCCCTGTACCAGCGATTCCCAGACATCCGCATAGAGGGGGAGAACTATCTTCCTTTGCCTGTGTACAGGTGAGGTGTAAAAGAAATTCTCATAGGTTTgcacaaaaacaattttttaaatggtttattGCTACAGAAGTAGGAGCTATTGTAATTTGTAGTGGATCTACCCAGAATTTGTTTTCCCGTTTACCTTTGTAATGAAGACtaaaggcagccaccctacccaggactgGAACCTGGGTCTCATAGGAGGTAAATGGCCAGACCAGCTCCTTGGCATAGGgaccagagcacccatttaaccttcctaagtgccCGTCTCCTTCACAACCTGATGTTGGGTTGAAATCTATAAGGAACCTTTTCCTTTGTTCCTTTTAAAATCACTCAGTAATGGTATTGATAGAAATGAGAAtagaaattagaaattagaGAAATAACACTTTTTGGATTTGTAACAGGTTTTGTGTAGTTTTGTCaatttcattgtaattttgTTGGTTATGTGATTATACTGGCAAGGGTGAGAAGGGCACTTTGATGAATCttgcatttaaattattacaccTTTTTACTTCCTGCCTCTTTTTTTCCAGGTACATtgcattctttttctctgttttcaaAATACTGCTGATTGGTGTGATCATTGTGGGCAAGGACCCTTTTGCCCTCTTTGGCATGCAGGCTCCAGGTGTTTGGGCTTGGAGTCAAGAGAACAAGGTGAGCACGGGGTCTGTTTGCATCAGTACATTACAACCAATGACAACTCCATATGGTTTCTTTATTGGACTTGTTCTAAAGCAAGGCAGTTTTATTTAAGTGGGCTAGCACATTTCATGCACAGAAGTAATTAAAAGTGCTTTCAATAAAGAAGAATAAGGCCATACTTACAAAGCATAAGGTAAATGAAACAGTTCAAAAGAGAGAAATTCTttagtataaaataaaaataatacattgtttAAGGAAATccacaattattaaaaaatctaaaatatgtttaatcaAAGGCTCAGGAGGacataaatattttcagtcCAGATTTAAATGTGGCAATGGATTAGGAACCTCTGAGATTTTCTGGGAGTTGTTTCAAGGATTGAACAGTAGCTGCCTCTCAATGTTGTGTAATTTGTGCCATTGCCATTTGACCAAATCTTGATGATCTAAGCGGCCTATTGGTTTTGTATTCTTCTCACAGGTCAGATGTTTGGATTTTAAGACATTTATCTAGAAACAAAATGCAACTTTAAAATCAATTGTTTTGCTAACTGTAAGCAAGACAAATAATGTTCACTTTGATGTGGTAGTGCTAGCCTGAACCTATCCCTGTCATTAATGCTTTAATAAGTGATCTCGAAGATAATGCTTGTCTAGAGGCTAAAAACTTCTTTCATGAATGTGCATCACTAGGTATTTACCAATGGCATGATGTATGGAGCTATCCACTGATCTCTCCTTCGctctcatttatttaaaagacacattttttGATCTGTCTGGAGGGTTATGACAGAAAAATTTGCAACTGCAATAGTAGGAATACACGAAGAGAAAGGTGAAATACAAATGTAGTTgtaggagagaaagaaactgtAAACAGATATAGACTCAGGAGATATGTAGTTTTGCTGCTTTGGTGTGGTTTAGACATACTGATATCATCTGTGTCACCATGCAGTTCCAGTCTTGGTGAAAGTTACAGATTCATTAGTTTTTCATGTAACTGGCAGTTATCAGCGTACCACTGGTCTCACATCTGGGATTGGTCATTCATCTCTTTGGTCAGTCTGCTTCATTTGCATGCCAATTTTAACTGGTTTTGATTGTGCAGGTGAATTTAGCACAGCAGTAAGTTGACTATTCCCATAGTAACTTAAtgaatacaaatgaaataatgtatTGCACATTGTTTTTGCAAAGCATAGCCTGGTTACCGTCAAATTTTATGAATCTGGCCTGGTAGCTTTGTCATGGATTCTAATTATTCTGCCATGTCTTGCCCCTTGTTTTCTCAAGATATATGCCTGCATGATGGTGTTCTTCTTCAGTAACATGATTGAAAACCAGTGCATGTCTACGGGTGCTTTTGAGATCTCCCTGAATGGTAAGGACCGTTGTCCAATATTAGTTTTCATTAATCAGTAATGGGGAAAACGCATTCAGCACATAATATACATTTAGTCTGGGTAACAGGATTTATGGATGTCACAAGTTAGctataaaataaatctgttaCTGAGGGATGTTCTTAATCTTGTTCATTTCTTTGACCTTTTTGCTTGTCcaaaatgtgattatttttgctaACAGCATAATGTAAAGCAGGAGTATGCTCAGTTGCATACATTTTAACCATACCTTCTTAAAGACCATTTAATGCAGCTAGTTCTGTATAGTAATATACTAGTCCTTTTGTTATCTCTCAtgactacccccccccccccccattgccTAGTAAATAAAGTGAGGTAAATGGCAGATCAGATATGCTAGTCTGATTCAAATCGTTGCCATTACCAAGTATATAAGCTTTCATCAATAATATGATTTTAACGGTTGGGCGTTGTGACTCTGGATAGATGTTCCAGTCTGGTCCAAGCTGGAGTCAGGCCACCTGCCCTCAATGCAGCAGCTGGTGCAGATCCTGGAGAATGAGATAAAAATGAATGTGCCCATGGACAGAACTCTGCGCCATCACTCCTAACCCTGCCTCTGCCCCACCGTCTGGAG
This window harbors:
- the selenot1a gene encoding thioredoxin reductase-like selenoprotein T1a isoform X3 — protein: MKMQFATGPLLKFQICISUGYKRVFEEYTQALYQRFPDIRIEGENYLPLPVYRYIAFFFSVFKILLIGVIIVGKDPFALFGMQAPGVWAWSQENKIYACMMVFFFSNMIENQCMSTGAFEISLNDVPVWSKLESGHLPSMQQLVQILENEIKMNVPMDRTLRHHS
- the selenot1a gene encoding thioredoxin reductase-like selenoprotein T1a isoform X2 encodes the protein MSTYSKLNPASTGRSGVKKMKMQFATGPLLKFQICISUGYKRVFEEYTQALYQRFPDIRIEGENYLPLPVYRYIAFFFSVFKILLIGVIIVGKDPFALFGMQAPGVWAWSQENKIYACMMVFFFSNMIENQCMSTGAFEISLNDVPVWSKLESGHLPSMQQLVQILENEIKMNVPMDRTLRHHS
- the selenot1a gene encoding thioredoxin reductase-like selenoprotein T1a isoform X1; amino-acid sequence: MRLLLISILILWACSLYCASGDNSGVKKMKMQFATGPLLKFQICISUGYKRVFEEYTQALYQRFPDIRIEGENYLPLPVYRYIAFFFSVFKILLIGVIIVGKDPFALFGMQAPGVWAWSQENKIYACMMVFFFSNMIENQCMSTGAFEISLNDVPVWSKLESGHLPSMQQLVQILENEIKMNVPMDRTLRHHS
- the zgc:92744 gene encoding stress-associated endoplasmic reticulum protein 1 codes for the protein MVAKQRIRMANEKHSKNITQRGNVKTSKNNNDDKVSVGPWLLALFIFVVCGSAIFQIIQSIRMGM